In the Prochlorococcus marinus str. MIT 9312 genome, AACAAGCACTATTCCCCCAACACAAAATAAAAGAGATATCAAAAGCCATATGAATTGAAATCCATTACATTGATCTATTGGGAGAAAAAATGGCTGAGATAGTTTCCTTAATTTTTGTAATTGATAAAGTATTTTAGATTTATTTTTAACGGCTTTATTCATTACTCGACAAGTTGTATAAAATAAATTATATCTTTTTGAAGTCTATTGACCAAAACCAATAAATGAAAGTGCCCAGTTAGGTAAATTTAAGTAATTCAAAATTGTTGCATCAAACTCATGTATTTTTGGAAAAAATTTATCTAATCCCCACCATAGTAGAAAAGGTAAATTAAATAAAATTTGTAATTGCCATTTATAAGTTAAAACACTCCAAATTTTTATTAATTTACTCTTGAGTGAGTCATCTAATTCTCCCCAATTTTTTGAGATTAAATTGAATAAATTTTTGGATTCTGTCTTTATGGAATCTGGTGTATTCATTTTTCTTTTTTCTTATTTATAACCGATAAACATTTATTTCGAGAGTATTAACCTGGTGGCCAATTCATTTTTCTTCCAGATAAAAAATGAATATGTAAATGAAAAACTGTTTGTCCCGATTCTGCTCCGGTATTAATTACTGTTCTCCAATTAGTTAAATTTTTTGACTTAGCTATTTTGCTACCTACAAATAGTAAATGCCCTAATAAATTTGCATCTTTTTCAATACACTCTAATAAACTGATAATGGGCTTTTTAGGAATCACTAAAAAATGTACTGGAGCTTGCGCCTGGATATCATTAAATGCAATACAAAACTCATCTTCATAAAGCTTATCGCAGGGGATTTCTTCATTAAGAATTTTTTGAAATATTGTAGTTTCAGTCATTAAATTAAGTTATCGAAATAACGTCTTTTTCGTGAAACCCTTCTTTTATAAGTTCTTTTTTTAAGTCATCCTTTGATGTAACTCTATCAACAAATAATATTCCATTTAAGTGATCCATTTCGTGTTGAATACACCTAGCTAAAAGTCCATCTGCTTTCATTTTACGTGGTCTTCCCATTTCATCTCTAAATTTTAATTTTATAGTTGATGGTCTTACTACATTTAAATATACACCAGGTATGCTCAAGCAGCCTTCTTCGTATGAATTCAGGGTTGTTCCATAGTCTGTAATTTCTGGATTGATTAAGA is a window encoding:
- a CDS encoding histidine triad nucleotide-binding protein; this encodes MTETTIFQKILNEEIPCDKLYEDEFCIAFNDIQAQAPVHFLVIPKKPIISLLECIEKDANLLGHLLFVGSKIAKSKNLTNWRTVINTGAESGQTVFHLHIHFLSGRKMNWPPG
- the def gene encoding peptide deformylase, with product MANHFSQLAKKSKTNGNSEKIAKEQTGKPSLEIYKLGDDVLRQNSKRITKVDESIRKLTREMIQSMYAAKGIGLAAPQIGINKELLVIDVNFEDSAAEPLILINPEITDYGTTLNSYEEGCLSIPGVYLNVVRPSTIKLKFRDEMGRPRKMKADGLLARCIQHEMDHLNGILFVDRVTSKDDLKKELIKEGFHEKDVISIT